The following proteins are encoded in a genomic region of Vicugna pacos chromosome 16, VicPac4, whole genome shotgun sequence:
- the PCTP gene encoding phosphatidylcholine transfer protein isoform X1 — protein MAAGSGVFSQEQFWPPCAELQQPAVAGAGWELLLETLGLSVYRLLDQQTGLYEYKVFGVLEDCPPAVLADVYMDLDYRKQWDQYVKELYEKECNGQAVVYWQVKYPFPLSDRDYVYVRQRQELDFEGQKVHVILAQSTSVPQFPEKSGVIRVKQYKQRLAIQSDGKRGSKVFMYYFDNPGGQIPSWLVNWAAKNGVPNFLKDMAKACQNYPKKT, from the exons ATGGCCGCTGGGTCCGGGGTCTTCTCCCAGGAGCAGTTCTGGCCGCCCTGCGCGGAGCTCCAGCAGCCTGCAGTTGCCGGGGCCGGCTGGGAGCTGCTGTTGGAGACCTTGGGCCTCAGCGTGTACCGGCTCCTGGACCAG CAGACTGGACTTTATGAGTATAAGGTCTTTGGCGTTCTGGAGGATTGCCCACCGGCTGTACTGGCAGACGTCTATATGGACTTAGACTACAGAAAACAGTGGGACCAATATGTTAAAG aACTCTATGAAAAGGAATGCAATGGACAGGCAGTGGTCTACTGGCAAGTGAAGTACCCTTTCCCCCTTTCCGACAGAGAT TATGTCTACGTGCGGCAGCGACAAGAGCTGGACTTTGAAGGGCAGAAGGTGCATGTCATCCTGGCCCAGAgcacctctgtgcctcagtttcccgaGAAGTCGGGTGTGATCCGGGTGAAGCAGTACAAGCAGAGGCTGGCAATCCAGAGCGATGGCAAGAGGGGGAGCAAAG tTTTCATGTATTACTTCGATAACCCAGGTGGCCAAATTCCGTCCTGGCTCGTTAACTGGGCTGCCAAG AATGGAGTTCCTAACTTCTTAAAAGATATGGCAAAAGCTTGTCAGAACTATCCCAAGAAAACCTAA
- the PCTP gene encoding phosphatidylcholine transfer protein isoform X2, translated as MAAGSGVFSQEQFWPPCAELQQPAVAGAGWELLLETLGLSVYRLLDQTGLYEYKVFGVLEDCPPAVLADVYMDLDYRKQWDQYVKELYEKECNGQAVVYWQVKYPFPLSDRDYVYVRQRQELDFEGQKVHVILAQSTSVPQFPEKSGVIRVKQYKQRLAIQSDGKRGSKVFMYYFDNPGGQIPSWLVNWAAKNGVPNFLKDMAKACQNYPKKT; from the exons ATGGCCGCTGGGTCCGGGGTCTTCTCCCAGGAGCAGTTCTGGCCGCCCTGCGCGGAGCTCCAGCAGCCTGCAGTTGCCGGGGCCGGCTGGGAGCTGCTGTTGGAGACCTTGGGCCTCAGCGTGTACCGGCTCCTGGACCAG ACTGGACTTTATGAGTATAAGGTCTTTGGCGTTCTGGAGGATTGCCCACCGGCTGTACTGGCAGACGTCTATATGGACTTAGACTACAGAAAACAGTGGGACCAATATGTTAAAG aACTCTATGAAAAGGAATGCAATGGACAGGCAGTGGTCTACTGGCAAGTGAAGTACCCTTTCCCCCTTTCCGACAGAGAT TATGTCTACGTGCGGCAGCGACAAGAGCTGGACTTTGAAGGGCAGAAGGTGCATGTCATCCTGGCCCAGAgcacctctgtgcctcagtttcccgaGAAGTCGGGTGTGATCCGGGTGAAGCAGTACAAGCAGAGGCTGGCAATCCAGAGCGATGGCAAGAGGGGGAGCAAAG tTTTCATGTATTACTTCGATAACCCAGGTGGCCAAATTCCGTCCTGGCTCGTTAACTGGGCTGCCAAG AATGGAGTTCCTAACTTCTTAAAAGATATGGCAAAAGCTTGTCAGAACTATCCCAAGAAAACCTAA